In the genome of Coraliomargarita algicola, one region contains:
- a CDS encoding AAA family ATPase — MSSSPINNTAVASTPREIWEQCPEPDPAFQTSIEPYAPFASDLPEETSTTQAVVTAKPKSFTVLSASELLARVLPVMISILGNGIIVMGQLISILGQGGTGKSRFVMQLAIFQVLGRDFVGFKTHPKPLKHLFIGTENSIHRQQSELRKMTAGFTDQERELLGQYLFFHVVEGIDDAFINLGSPEIVQKWQLTLEQIQPDCVFVDPFGEVVIGDINKDADVRHTLRELTRICRRHNHDTAIIVVHHARTGRGNIAQAVGYDRGNFGLGSKALYSGVRSQLNLAPADPDDSSRIVLSCGKSNDTKPFKPMGLKLNETTMTYEVDSMFDVDAWLADVEGTQRGQAASVADAVRAVQAGSIRYADIVKAVVDDTACSPATAKRRIKEAVHGGYLRKRTNGDYVTAKPLPTPAAHTVSLQKVSNSVSP; from the coding sequence ATGTCTTCAAGTCCTATCAATAATACAGCAGTGGCCAGCACGCCCCGTGAAATTTGGGAGCAATGTCCCGAGCCCGATCCAGCATTTCAAACGAGTATCGAACCGTATGCTCCATTTGCGTCCGACCTCCCAGAGGAAACCTCCACCACGCAGGCAGTCGTGACGGCGAAGCCTAAATCATTCACGGTATTAAGCGCATCGGAGCTGCTAGCACGAGTGCTTCCAGTCATGATCAGTATCCTCGGCAATGGGATCATTGTCATGGGGCAGCTGATCAGCATTCTAGGGCAGGGGGGCACCGGCAAAAGTCGCTTCGTCATGCAGCTCGCCATTTTTCAGGTCCTTGGGCGTGACTTTGTAGGTTTTAAGACGCACCCCAAGCCACTCAAGCACCTGTTTATTGGCACGGAAAACAGCATTCATCGGCAGCAGTCAGAGCTGAGAAAGATGACCGCTGGTTTCACTGACCAAGAGCGCGAGTTACTGGGGCAGTATCTCTTCTTTCATGTCGTCGAAGGCATTGACGATGCCTTTATCAATCTAGGCTCGCCAGAGATCGTTCAAAAGTGGCAACTCACCCTAGAGCAGATTCAGCCCGACTGTGTTTTTGTCGATCCCTTTGGCGAAGTCGTGATAGGCGATATCAACAAAGACGCCGATGTCCGCCATACCCTGCGTGAGCTCACTCGGATCTGTCGCCGTCACAATCATGACACCGCGATTATAGTCGTTCATCACGCACGGACAGGGCGGGGAAATATCGCGCAAGCGGTCGGATACGATCGAGGTAATTTCGGCCTTGGGTCCAAAGCACTCTATTCCGGCGTCCGCTCGCAACTGAACTTAGCCCCAGCCGATCCCGACGATTCTTCCCGTATCGTGCTTTCATGCGGTAAGTCCAATGACACCAAGCCCTTTAAGCCCATGGGGCTCAAGCTCAACGAAACTACGATGACCTACGAGGTCGATTCCATGTTTGATGTCGACGCCTGGCTCGCAGATGTCGAGGGCACACAACGCGGGCAGGCGGCCAGTGTGGCCGATGCCGTCCGTGCCGTTCAGGCCGGGAGCATCCGCTATGCCGATATCGTCAAGGCAGTCGTCGACGATACCGCCTGTTCACCAGCCACGGCCAAGCGCCGCATCAAAGAGGCAGTTCACGGGGGCTATCTAAGAAAACGCACCAACGGTGATTATGTCACCGCTAAGCCCCTTCCCACACCTGCAGCGCATACCGTCTCCCTGCAAAAAGTCTCAAACTCAGTCTCACCCTGA
- a CDS encoding DCL family protein, with translation MKFTVGKHTFDSKKEAEEYFLRIRDQYNDGQSLENDDLKEVIELLALHPNAKDKIGPGVNRISVGVNERGNGREFKIHRADGTVDNFRPKKCITQPVHHSNLMDACRGHIADQISAFRISEFSANTCLRCPINGELLTEGNSDVDHYPISFKELVFRWLNSIDLGVQQVKVAGASQHEIEDAKLRQSWIDFHRKQARLRLTSSTGNRSRR, from the coding sequence ATGAAATTTACAGTAGGAAAGCATACATTCGATTCCAAAAAAGAAGCTGAGGAGTATTTCTTGAGGATTCGTGATCAATATAATGACGGACAGTCACTAGAGAATGATGACCTGAAAGAAGTGATAGAACTCTTGGCATTACACCCCAATGCAAAGGACAAGATTGGGCCTGGTGTTAATCGTATTTCAGTCGGGGTAAATGAAAGAGGAAACGGCCGTGAGTTTAAAATTCACCGAGCCGATGGCACAGTAGATAATTTTCGACCTAAAAAGTGCATCACTCAGCCCGTTCATCATTCCAATTTAATGGATGCCTGTAGAGGTCATATTGCTGATCAAATTTCAGCTTTTAGAATATCAGAATTCTCCGCAAATACTTGCCTCCGATGTCCAATCAACGGAGAGCTTTTAACTGAGGGTAACTCGGATGTAGATCACTATCCCATTAGTTTTAAAGAGCTCGTTTTTCGATGGCTTAATTCGATTGATCTAGGAGTTCAGCAAGTAAAAGTTGCTGGGGCATCGCAGCACGAAATTGAAGATGCAAAGCTCAGACAATCATGGATCGATTTCCATCGGAAACAGGCGAGATTGAGGCTAACTTCTTCCACTGGAAATAGATCTCGTCGATGA